One genomic segment of Tachyglossus aculeatus isolate mTacAcu1 chromosome 17, mTacAcu1.pri, whole genome shotgun sequence includes these proteins:
- the POGLUT2 gene encoding protein O-glucosyltransferase 2: MLAKALLCCCCFCCCFPWADGAVSARRSLLWGPGLRAEAVLPARYFFIQAVDNDGRRFTASPGEKAFQVKITAPAEQFTRVGVQTLDRKDGSFIVRYRMYATYGDLKIEVKARGEHVAESPYILKGPVYHENCDCPQEDIAAWLEVMNCPVSFPQIQRDLAHFPTVDPDKIAVEIPQRFGQRQSLCHYTVKNNKVYIKTHGEHVGFRIFMDAILLSLTRKVKLPDVEFFVNLGDWPLEKKKSQDGLHPIFSWCGSTDSKDIVMPTYDLTDSVLETMGRVSLDMMSVQANTGPAWEDKNTTAVWRGRDSRKERLELVKLSRKHPEIIDAAFTNFFFFKHDESLYGPIVKHISFFDFFKYKYQINVDGTVAAYRLPYLLAGDSVVLKQDSIYYEHFYNELQPWEHYIPFKSNLSDLLEKLKWAKDHDEEAKNIAKAGQEFARNNLMGDNIFCYYFKLFQEYASLQVSEPQIRDGMEKVEPQAEDDLFPCICHRGEARDEL; the protein is encoded by the exons ATGTTGGCCAAGGCGCtgctttgctgctgctgcttctgctgctgcttcccgTGGGCGGACGGGGCTGTGAGCGCGCGGCGGAGCCTGCTGTGGGGGCCCGGCCTGCGGGCGGAGGCCGTGCTCCCCGCCCGGTACTTCTTTATCCAGGCGGTGGACAACGACGGACGGAG GTTCACGGCTTCGCCGGGGGAGAAGGCGTTCCAGGTGAAGATCACAGCGCCCGCCGAACAGTTCACCCGCGTCGGGGTTCAGACGTTAGATCGGAAAGATGGCTCTTTCATCGTGCGCTACCGAATGTACGCGACCTACGGGGACCTGAAGATAGAGGTCAAAGCCCGAGGTGAACACGTGGCCGAGTCCCCGTATATTTTAAAAG GGCCTGTTTACCATGAGAATTGCGACTGCCCTCAGGAAGATATCGCTGCATGGCTGGAGGTGATGAACTGTCCAGTGTCCTTTCCACAAATTCAGAGAGATCTAGCACATTTTCCCACGGTCGATCCAGATAAGATTGCAGTGGAAATCCCACAGAGATTTGGACAAAGACAGAGCTTGTGCCATTACACTGTGAAAAATAACAAG GTGTACATCAAGACTCATGGAGAACATGTGGGATTTAGGATTTTCATGGATGCCATATTGCTTTCTTTGACGAGAAAA GTGAAGTTGCCAGATGTTGAATTCTTTGTCAACTTGGGAGACTGGCCCTTGGAGAAAAAGAAATCCCAAGACGGTCTCCATCCTATCTTTTCATGGTGCGGGTCTACCGACTCCAAAGACATTGTGATGCCGACCTATGACTTGACTGACTCCGTGTTGGAAACCATGGGCCG AGTGAGCCTGGACATGATGTCTGTCCAGGCTAACACGGGACCCGCCTGGGAGGATAAAAACACCACCGCTGTCTGGAGGGGCCGAGACAGCCGAAAAGAAAGGCTCGAGCTCGTAAAACTCAGCAGGAAGCACCCGGAAATCATAGACGCCGCCTTCACCAACTTTTTCTTCTTCAAGCACGACGAAAGTCTCTACGGGCCCATCGTCAAACACATTTCCTTCTTTGATTTCTTCAAG TATAAATATCAGATCAACGTGGATGGCACAGTCGCAGCCTATAGGCTTCCCTACCTCCTGGCAGGCGACAGTGTTGTACTGAAACAAGACTCCATCTACTATGAACATTTTTACAATGAGCTGCAGCCTTGGGAACACTACATTCCATTTAAAAGCAATCTGAGCGATCTCTTGGAGAAACTGAAGTGGGCCAAAGATCACGATGAGGAG GCAAAGAATATAGCAAAAGCTGGACAGGAATTTGCAAGAAATAACCTCATGGGCGATAACATCTTTTGTTATTATTTCAAACTTTTTCAG